The Tenebrio molitor chromosome 5, icTenMoli1.1, whole genome shotgun sequence genome has a segment encoding these proteins:
- the LOC138131350 gene encoding uncharacterized protein, producing the protein MLSQRLRLSIDMLRSLRHSQLSHQRLLRCLMSSPDCKRRKLADDVNSVAKMSNVSPTKNWETQTDNVTITESASNQRSVIDLNAQSFEDIANLDGFVDRTMLTKELLQEEPTYAMIFAPSKFGKTVNLSMIRLFCDIEDKNTKTKEDVTTDPTMEELRSNPSKNMKVFLRQFADTKYEECLILEQENFVIQHFGRHPVVFFNFKDCNVKHESGAIFYCAMKVRDGYLENDYLKNSKEFQSGDPEHVHLKQTCSNWLSYSDDKLESLSVMEVIFGLQDLIKSLRIHWGRDPVFLVDEIDKPGIAAMEHGVSESQVRKIGITITNVLSSILKSADKQLKLQAALLTGICKLEYSTLSPMDKTVAVYFLSDRRFSKYYGLTGGEVDSLVRKFYGPQGDAEIKKIISHINANYSGYNEPSYYGKKYCLFSVLNYIREINKDKNKVNLCFWTDGGFLTEKLPILKNYEVIMIALHKLLYGDSGTIAIRYKSAINVEHLLGLYREEMDLYPNGIFNFFLQRGYLAVIEFEGRETIHVRIPNLEIKNIYHQMLEDYHNELPEAIKSKFTSCGQIFKSLPTQDSTEFQESLEKLCEDLKCIFRSKQCKSEGSICSQILAILKLHTDYENCEMEHRVRYYLGEYDSEIDANIDVWGRCGNFAVIFEVKYNFDARSEPDKIGSEAKSSLAAAENIIVKLLPHKLGPEDCRPLSTCQGKRQHVKMLKFNKIEHYVLVGLAVDGDYTTHMLVFRDTDDWKNVIQVNPENHVAEIISNELKKSS; encoded by the exons atgttaagCCAAAGACTAAGGTTAAGCATCGACATGTTAAGAAGCTTGCGGCACAGTCAACTAAGCCACCAACGCCTAttacgatg CTTGATGTCTTCACCTGATTGTAAACGGAGGAAGCTGGCAGACGACGTAAATTCAGTTGCAAAGATGTCGAAT GTTTCACCAACGAAAAACTGGGAAACTCAAACTGACAATGTAACAATCACAGAATCAGCTTCCAACCAG CGATCTGTCATCGACCTAAACGCTCAGAGCTTTGAAGATATTGCCAACTTGGACGGATTTGTGGATAGAACAATGCTCACAAAGGAATTACTACAGGAAGAGCCAACCTACGCCATGATATTTGCACCATCAAAATTTGGCAAAACTGTAAACCTTAGTATGATTCGTTTATTCTGCGACATCgaagataaaaatacaaagacaaaagaaGATGTTACAACGGACCCAACAATGGAGGAACTACGATCAAATCCCTCAAAGAACATGAAAGTGTTTCTTAGGCAGTTTGCGGACACAAAATATGAAGAATGTTTGATCTTGGAACAAGAAAACTTTGTCATCCAACATTTTGGGCGTCATCCAGTGGTTTTCTTCAATTTCAAGGACTGTAATGTCAAACATGAGTCAGGAGCAATATTTTATTGTGCTATGAAAGTGAGGGATGGTTATTTGGAAAACGATTATCTTAAAAATAGTAAAGAATTTCAATCTGGTGATCCGGAACATGtccatttaaaacaaacatgttcaaacTGGCTTAGCTACAGTGATGATAAACTTGAGAGTCTCTCTGTGATGGAAGTGATTTTTGGTTTGCAGGATTTGATTAAGAGCTTGAGGATACATTGGGGGAGAGACCCAGTGTTTTTGGTGGATGAAATTGACAAGCCTGGTATAGCCGCCATGGAACATGGGGTTTCTGAAAGTCAAGTACGTAAGATAGGAATTACTATCACTAATGTGCTATCTTCGATTTTGAAGTCAGCAGATAAACAGTTAAAACTTCAAGCTGCCTTGCTCACTGGCATTTGCAAACTTGAATATTCTACGCTGTCACCTATGGACAAAACAGTGGCGGTATACTTCTTGAGTGACCGTAGATTTTCTAAATATTACGGGTTGACTGGTGGAGAGGTTGATTCTTTAGTGAGGAAATTCTATGGCCCACAGGGAGATGCTGAGATCAAGAAGATAATTAGCCACATTAACGCAAACTACAGTGGCTATAATGAGCCTTCCTATTATGGTAAAAAATACTGCTTATTCTCCGTCCTTAACTACATAAGAGAGATAAATAAGGATAAGAACAAGGTCAATTTGTGTTTTTGGACGGACGGAGGTTTTTTGACTGAAAAACTGCCAATACTCAAGAATTATGAGGTTATTATGATTGCTCTTCACAAACTGTTGTATGGTGATTCTGGTACCATTGCAATACGATATAAATCGGCAATAAATGTTGAACATCTTCTCGGACTGTATCGTGAGGAAATGGACCTGTACCCAAATGgaattttcaactttttcttaCAACGAGGTTATTTGGCAGTAATAGAATTTGAAGGGAGAGAGACGATACATGTAAGAATCCCAAAtctcgaaattaaaaatatttaccatcAGATGTTGGAGGATTACCATAACGAGCTTCCAGAAGCtattaagtcaaaatttacttcTTGCGGACAGATCTTCAAGTCACTACCCACGCAAGACTCTACAGAGTTTCAGGAAAGTCTAGAAAAACTCTGTGAAGActtgaaatgtatttttagatCTAAGCAGTGTAAGAGTGAAGGTTCAATATGCAGCCAGATATTGGCAATCTTGAAGCTTCATACTGACTATGAGAACTGTGAGATGGAACATCGAGTAAGATATTATTTGGGTGAATATGACAGTGAAATTGATGCCAACATTGATGTTTGGGGGCGTTGTGGCAACTTCGCCGTGATCTTTGAagttaaatacaattttgatGCTAGAAGTGAACCGGACAAAATTGGATCTGAGGCAAAAAGTTCCCTTGCTGCTGCAGAAAATATTATAGTAAAACTTCTACCTCATAAATTAGGACCAGAAGACTGTCGGCCCCTGAGCACTTGCCAGGGCAAACGGCAACATGTAAAGATgctgaaatttaataaaattgagCACTACGTTCTTGTAGGTCTGGCTGTGGATGGTGATTATACTACTCATATGCTTGTTTTTCGAGATACGGACGattggaaaaatgtaattcaagtTAATCCTGAAAATCATGTTGCGGAAATAATATCAAATGAGCTAAAAAAAAGTAGCTGA